Below is a genomic region from Molothrus aeneus isolate 106 chromosome 5, BPBGC_Maene_1.0, whole genome shotgun sequence.
CATGGTGGTCCAGCCAGTGCCCAAaccagggctggtgcctctctCAGATCAGCAGTAAAGGGCAGTGACAGCTATGGAAAACCTGAAGGAGTCAGGAAAGCTGAATTACAGCTACAAAAAGTGGGAACAACCTGGAAGATCCTATCCCATCTGGCCTCGATGAAGTGTGGCCCAGAGATGCTCGGTGGCGCTGGATGGCTCCCCAGGAGTCCATGTGAAGATGAAAACTACttcattttaaagaagaaacctattttattttagtaCTATTTCAGCAGCCCAATCAGAGATTGGGAACCCAGCATCCTCTCATCCTCATCATGCCAAAGGGATCTGCTCCCTCCCCATATTTCTGTAGTGTACAGGACACCCCAAAGCCTTGTCAGGCCCCCTGGGTCCCCCCAGGACATCAGGGGGGGACAAAGCATGAAGCCTTCCTGCCCCATCACCTGTCTGTCCCCCACCAGGGGCTGTACCTGTTTTTGGCAGTGATGTAAGACATGATGTTCTGGTTGAAGAATTTCAGGATCAGCGGGATGCAGTTGGCAAACACCAGGTGCTGGGACACGTACTCAAACtgggggagagaagggaaacagGTCAGCTTtaggggagagctgggagcaccaCCTGGGAATGGAAACCTCTTCCCAGCCAAAAGCAGAGCACTTGGTTTGCCCCAGACACCTCACAGAGCATTCTGTCCCTGAAGTTTGCTGTGTAAGGTTTGTGTCACACACGGCAGCTGGAAAATTCCATTTGCCATAGAGAGGACACGCACACTTCACAGCAGTGCTCTGGGAATAGCTGCACCTCATggcttttcaaaattaaatctgGCAAAACAGTGTGCggggaagagggaaggggcTGTAGCTATTACATGAGAAAATACAATAAATCCTATTGCTCTCACACACTAATCCCAGTTCCCTCAGTAATTTTGACTGAAACAATATCCCTATTTTCCTACTTGCTTTTAATTCCTCTCTTCCTCAAAGCATTAAAtggtcttcaaggtcccttccaacccaaaccactctacAGTTCATTAATACAACAAATCTCTCCTGTCCTCTAAAGATACAAACTGCAGCAAACCCCAGTCCTATCCCATCCTGCCCTTCCCATGCCTCTCCATCCAGATCTCCAGTTTGAGAGGGAAGGAACAGTTTGTTCCCATCtcagcctggtgccagctgtCAGCATTGGCACACTACAGATGACACAACACCACAGATGACACAGCACCGGGAAGTGCTGGTGAGTAATGgacctttccaacccaaaccattctgtggttcagTGGTTCCTTCATTTCAGACCTCCTGGAGTTCTCACGGTGCTCCCTGAGACCACCTTTGTCacagaaagaacaaaatcaGCCTGATCAGacacaaagaaaagcagaatcaggGGGATTCAGGAAACCCTGCAGCTTTCtccaggctcagcagcaggctgcaatgccctcctgcctggggggaagaaaggagaggagctgctttgaagtgagaaaaattaatgaagggatgtggggagggggagcagaaCAAATGTAGGATTGTAAAAATGtgggagttgttttcattttaccCAATCCAGGACGTGGATTTATATTTATCCTCAGTTAAATATCAGTGGGTTTTATAACGCAGAGGGATTTGTAGCGTGCTGAAAGctttaacagaaaaaattagaaaacattaATTGTTTGACTTGCAGAACGAGTGGAGAACTGGGCCACAGCTCATATTAGTCCTCGGGTTTTTTTAACCAAGGAAAGCCCTGGAGTGGGTGCAGTTTGATTGGTGCCATGCAGATGGAACAAAATCACATTGGGAACAAAAATCAGATAGCAACTATGACCCAGATCTCCTCCTCTGTTGAAACTGGAGCCCCAAGAACCCGATCCTGCCAAAAGCAGATTAGGTGACCTCGTGAGGTCCTTCCCAGCACTATTTCTGGGCACTGGAGATGACAGAGCAAAAGAGAGCCTTGCTTAatccctttcctcttcccccttCTGCCAGGGAGGCTGGTGCTATTTCCTAAACTTAACCTGAATGGATATTCCCAGAAGCCTAAAAGCTCCTGCCACACAAGTAGGAAAGGTGTTGCCAAAGCACAGCGGGGTCATCCCAACCTGAGCAACCCTGAACAAATCCTGGAGCTATGGAAATGTGAGTACAGCTCCTCATGGAAACTCTTCCAGGAGAGGGTTTATCAGGACCTTGGAGCCCAGCTGGGCAATGGCCATCCCTTCCTCCAGGCCCACCTGGTAGATGTGGTTCAGCTTGAAGTGcttgaggagcagcagcagcagcgccgaGATGCTCTTCACGATGATCTCCTTGTGTCTGTTCACGTCGATGCCCAGCTTCATGCTCTGCAGGACGGTGATCCTGGGCAGAGGgaacacagctctgtgctggggcagcagggagcccaAGGGACCCTGGAGCTCTCCTTCACCTGGATCAGCTCTACAAAACCAAGCACCTTTCGCTCCCCCTGAGTGAAGTATCAGGGTGATGCCAAAATGTGTTCAAAAAGGAGGTAAAAAAGGTGGATTGCCCTCCACCAGGAATCGTGGTGGAGCAGTAGGAAGGACACCTCTTGTATGCTGACAAATCTTTATGATTTGGGTCAATTAGCAGGATTTTATCATTTGTGCCACTTAGCTTGGAGTGGCTGCACTCAAATCATGGCAGCATCACTGCCTTGGCtttcacagctctgccctggtgcCAACTGTAATTCACACCTACCCAAACAGATACCCCAAATCTGGAGCCCCCCACATCTATTGGCTCTCCTGCTTGGTCCAAGGCTTGGTGGCAAGGCTGGGATGGCCAGTGGCCACCTGGTGAGGGACTTACGGCATCTCTTCAGGCAACACGTCTGCCAGGATGTTGATAGAGTCAGTCTTGGCCTTGGAGGTgggtgcagcagccaggagaatCTTCAGCAAAGCGATCTGCAGGAGAGGGCAGGTGTGGGGGATGGCCAGGAAAGGGAATTCCTTCCTTCTCCACTTGCAGAAACTGGATAACTCCAAGCCAACTCTACAGGCTTTCACCAGACCACACTCAGCCTCTGACAGACAGGACAAGTGTGGGGAGCCAACAGCTCTGTTTGATCCTTAACCTAAGGCATCAAATGTGcctgagctctggcagggagAGTAAAACAGCACAAGGAACACCTGGAGTTTAAATGCACTTAAATTCTGTCTTTCCCTACAGAGCCCACGTTACCCAGCCAGCATCTCAGAACCTTCTGAATCCCTCCTCTTGAACTGTACCTTCCTCCTAACTCTGCTCAGGATCTCCATCAAAATCTGATAATCCAGGTCCTGAACACCctcctgtgctgagctctgcagctcctggactGGCACCATTCCCTACTCCAGagctcttccttccttttaagGAACGGGGGCTTACCATGTACTGGGGGAGATTGTACAACATTGCTCGATACAACACCTCACACGGGGTTTCTTGCACTTCCTCTTCCCCCTAGGGCagagaaacattaaaaacaaggaaaaatgaaCTAAAAATAAGCGTGGATTTATGTGACACTTTGGAAGCCTCCCATCTTCTCTCTGGTGATGGGGTGAAACAACTTCCTCCTCACCAGAGACATGGGGcacttctccagctcctcctcgtTCTTGATCTGGACATCCGAGATGGAAACATACTTGTGCTGGCAAAACACACAGacagaggcagagcagtgtcacagtgtcacaggaAACTGGTCACAGCAATCCCCCAGTGAGGTGTGCaggtcacagcacagccacGGGCAGCTCATCCCTGACTGGGACATCCCTGAAGCCCCTCACACCTCCTGCCTTGGGTTACTTCCACCTGCTCCTTCTAGGAGCTCTCTGTAAGGAATTAGAGGGACAATCATCTCCGAAAGACATCCCAGACCCTGGATAGGGTCAGGTGGCTTCTGGAGGGGTCTCATTCCCCacagagcactgcaggagctgagtcTGGCTGTGCTTCCCTCTGGGAAAAGCACATTTGGGAATGTATGTCCAAACCCAGCTCTGAAAGTCTGTCACCTTCAAAACACATGACAGACATTCACCAGGAACCAGGAATGCTACACCTTGGATAAAGGGAAAGTTAAAATGCTGGAGAGGCTACTTGAGGACTCcgtttttaattttttgcctCAAGTCCTGCAAGAAGctccaaaagcttttcctgtgGCACCCAACTTTTTACTCCCTGCAGTAACAGTGTTTCAGGGAGGGTGGCCAGGAGGATCCACATGGTGGATATCCCATGCCATGCATGGAGCCACCACCTCACCTGCTTCAGGGTCTTCACACTTTCATGGATCGGCCGCGGGAGCCCTATCAGGGTTTCGGTGTccctggggaagaggaaggaaggtCAGTACTGGGAAGGACATCCATGCTCAAACATTCCCATGTCCCAACAGGTAAAAGAGGGAGCCTGGAGTCTGCTGAATGCATCCCAGATGGGTCAGCAACTGGGAGAGGTGTTGGCCTGAGCAGCTGCCCTTCCACCTCCTCCCCATCATGCCTGCACGAGGCAAGAGAGACACTGGGGTGAAGAACCGGGGTGAAATCAGACTGAATCagaatttgggggaaatcaGATGACATCAGAAATAGGGGTGGAGCCAgtctgagcccagcactgcacctAAAAATGAATGTACCCTGCTGGGCCTGTCCCAGGATGACTCTGCACCCACAGCTTGATTTATTCACAAACTGGGTAATTTGCTGTGGATAACAAACTGTCTCAGCTGCCTTTCACATCATACCAGTTCCTGGCTTGGGCCAGCGGTCACTTATTCTGGGCTAGGTCTGATTTTTAATAGAAAGAGGTCCCTGGGGACCAGTGTCTCCAGGAACATGCTTTTCTAGCACTGCTTCcattgctgcagctctggaaaagcCAGCACTGCCTCATCCTGAGCAAGCCTTGAGCTGGGAAAACCTGAGCTTTGTGCTGAACCCccactgatggaggctgcagggcagatTTTGTGGATGAAACACTCACTGTCCCAGTGTGAATCCGATGAATTTGTTCCTGCTTGCTTCCAGGAAATGCTCGATGTCTTTCTGTCtgatggagcagcagagagacaaaaagaaggagaaggttGGAAAACAGCCACGTACAAGATCACAACCTCAGATGGATTCCTAGAGATCTTCCTAGAGATCTCAACAGCAGTGGGCAAAAGCCACCTTTGCCCTCACTGGCTGGGGACACCATGAACCTAAACCATTTGTATTTGCTGTGCAACTCCATGGGAACATGGGAGTAAACAGAGAGGAGTTTTCTGCAACCAGCACCTTTGTATCCACCTCCTGTGCTCCTCACACGCATCTCCAAGGAGCATCTGCTGGCTCTGAGAGAACAAATGTTGTCTCCACGGTCTGTCAGAGCACACGCTGCTCCCACAGCAAGCTGACATCTTGTCCACCTTGGGCATCTTTCATGGGaactgctgggcagctctgcactACAAGCAGGACATGAGCTGTGAGCCAAGGCTCTCCTGGACAGAAAGGAATCCAGCTGGAtctccagccagcagccaaggaaagcagcagccgTTGGATTTCAAAGCTGAGAGTGTTAAAGTGACGTGGAGCACCACAGCACCACCATGGAGATCCATATGGGAAACCAATTCCTGCTGTTTCTGCTAGGAATGCTCTGGACAGACTGACTTAACCCTGTCACTGCTCCTATCTCAAAAATATCTGTTTGCTCCTGTGTTTTAAAGATCCTGGATTAAATCCAGGCTTGGgataaacagcaaaaaaaccctcacatgGATCAGAGGGAAAGGGGCAGAGGTTTTCACCCTCTTTTCCTAACATTCCCTCATTTCATGTGTGAATagctgggaaggaaaggcaCCAACTCCTTTATCCTTGGGTGTTTTTCTCTGCCACCAAAAGAGGCTTCACCTGGCAACACAGGGGTCCTACTCACCCAACAAGGTGTCATTGACCAGCTCCCAGGATGATTAGTCAAGGACTTGGTGCTACCAAGATCCACTGGGACCTGGCTGGGAAAGCTgaccctgctcccacagcaccccagcacagcctccttcCCAGTACAGCCTGGGATATCCAAACTGGACCACCACTTATTGGGCAATAAGTTGGTTTGCCCATTTATTGGCTTGGGCTGGGTTTAGCTGAGCTCTTCCCCAGAATTTACACACCAAACGTGGCAAGTGGCCAATCCAGAAAGGACCAACAGAAAAGAGAAGCGGATTCACTTCAGCTCAACCTGCCAGAGGCCAAAAAACTTCCCAAAAATCTGCAGTGAACTCTAGGACAGGTAGGTGTGGGGAGGAGGGCGGTGACACTGGGTGGCCTTACCTGACTTTGggggcccagggcagccccttgGGGAAGGACACCCTCTCAAGGGGCAGGCGCTGAGCCGGCATGGCGGGGATGAGCGCGTCCCgctccaccagctccagctcGCCCTCCATCCCGCCGTCCACATCGTCGTTCTCCTCTTCATCAACCCCTCCCTCGTCGTTCTTGAAGGGATCTCTCTCGTTGTAGATATCCAAACTGTCCTGCTTcatcaggggctgcagcagaaggGGAAGGAAACACTCAAGTCACTTCAAGGATTTTATCTCCCTCTCAGGTGCTGGCACCAGATCTCTCCATCCTGAAAGGATCACGCTCTCAGATGTTCCTCAGGTAAGGATTTCCCTCCTAGATCTTGCCACCAAAGCCTGCACAAGAATAATTCCTTCTGTACCTCTAACCTTGCTGCTCTAGGAGGTGCGACCCCGTTTTCCACCTTAACTTTTGGGGTTTCCATCTGACATCTCTTCCTTAGCAAAAGGCATTTCCATCCTCAGAACACAACACAGCAACTCCAAGAGCAGAGCTAAAAAAAGAACTTGCTGTGAGCAGTTTGCTCCCTAGTGCTTATCAGCCCTTTGCCATAAGGTCAGGATGTCCTCTGGCTTCCTCTGGATCAAACACACCCCATGGGGCTGATCTGTTGCAGTTGAAATTGGTGGATGAAAAACTGGACATGCTCTGACCACATGTACCGAGAGCCTGAAATCCccccagcatgggcagcaggggagggggggatcctgcccctgtgcccttgtgagaccccacctgcagagctgccccagccctggggacacagcagcagcacctggagctgctggagagagcccagaggaggccccggagctgctgcagggctggagcccctcagttcccagggagccaggctgggagagctgggggtgctcccctggagaggagaaggatccagggagagctcagagccccgggcagggcctgaaggggctccaggagagctgcagagggactggggccaaggcctgcagggacagcacccagggaatggctcccagtgccagagggcagccagggatgggatcttgggaaggaattccgggctgggagggtggggaggggctgggctggaattcccagagcagctgtggctgtccctggatccctgacagtgtccaaggccagcttggctGGAGCTGTGAGAAACCTGATCTAATGGAAGGTGTCATTTAGAACTGGATggtccttaaggtcccttccaacccaaacatttCCGTGAGCCTAAAACTGGCAAACAACGGAGCACCTGTGGGGAAAGGGAATTTGCAACCAGAGCACTCCGGGCTCCTCCTGCCGGTGTCTGCTGGAAACCCCTCCCGGCCCGGCAGGACGCTCCCGCTCTCACCCTGCGGCTGCGGTGGCTCCGCTTctgctgctgcggctgctgctgctgctgctccacgAGCTCGATGGCGCAGGTGGGCGGGGAGGCCGCACGCATCCCGCGCACCACCTGGATGCTGTCCtcgggcagcggcggcagccCCAGTTCCTCCCGCCGCCGCACCTTCATGGCCTGCAGCGCCTCGAACCCGCCCAGCGTGAACTGCGGACAGACACAGAGGGAACACGGAGCGCACACGGAGCGCACACGGAGCGCACACCCCTCccgggcagctcccagctgggggCCATCAACAGCGAGAGCCGCGGGGAAGGCATCACTGCACTCCTTCCCTCTCCAGATTCCTCCCCCACCCCACATCCTCAGCCCACCCCCATCCCAGAAGGAAGTTTCCTGGTGTCAGCTCCCGGTGCCGTCCTAAATAACCCCATCATGGCTGGGTTGAATGGTGGGGAACAGGCAGACTGCAGCAGCGCTGTTCCAGAATCAAAGGAAGGGTTTGCACTCACCAGGAGCACcttccagagcaggagcaggacctTCTTCATGGGGAAGTGTGGAGCGTGGCCGCTGCAGAACTTGGTGACCATCgtgaagagcagcagagcaaacGGCTCCTCAGTGTGCACAGGGAAACCTGTGCAGAAGGGACCAGGAGTGGGTCAGAGCTGATCCCCCATCCCTGAGCTCTCCCCGCTGGTCCAGCACCACAGAGGGACCTCCAGAGGGCACAGTGAACTTTGGGGCTCACTCAGCTCCATCCTGAAGGTCTCCCGGCAGGTTTTCCACTCGGGGGGATCTGTCTCCTGCTCCACACGGATGTTCTCCACCATCAGGTACATGACGCTGAGCAGGACCCTgccaggacagcacagcaggcCGGTGTGAGGCCACTGTGTCCCCAGAGGATGTCCCCCACCCCTGCCAGCACCCAGGGTACCTGAGCTCCGTGCTGTCAGCCAGGGAGATGGCTGGCTTCcgcagggcactgctgcaggcctggctgttcctgcaggacaGGGGTGAGCTCAGGGCCAGCCCCCTCATCccacccagccagcccctggGAATGCCACACCGGGACATGTGACACGGCTGTGGCACCTCCctgggaggaggatggggaggaggatggggagaaagaggatgaagaggaggaggatgaggagaaaTGGGTGAGGAAGATAGGGAGAAGGAAGATGAAAAGGAGGAAGGTGGGAAGCATGAGGAGAAAGATgaaaaggaggaggatgaaaagaaagaagatgaagaggaaaaggctgaggaggatgagaaagaagatgaaaaggaggaagatgACAGGAtgaagagaaagaggaggatGGAAGGAGAAGGTGAGGAAAGTGGGGAGGAAGAAGTTGAAGAGGAAAGTAAATTGGATGGAAGAAGAGatgaaggagagaaagcagatcagagaatcacagaatcattttggTTGGGAATGACTTCCAAGGTCATCGAGTCCAAGAGGTGGAAGGGTGAGAAGAAAGAATGAAGTAAAGAAGAGAACAAGGAGGGAGAGGTGGACAAGGGCAGCGCAGTCCTCTCACTCAATCTCCATGTTGAGGAGCTCCAGGAAGGCAGAGAAGGTTCCCAGCTGGTACAGGAGGAAGCTGTTGTGCCGAGACCAGTGCAGGACATCACCTTCATTATCACAGTCCCCAAAGACACCTGGAGAGGCCCCAGAGAGAAACAGTGGTGAGGGAGGATCTGCCTTTGAACCCCTGGAGTCCACAGGACCACCCCAGGCAGGAGCTTCACTGCACCAGCCTGGCACAACCTGAGAAAGGCTTCTCCAAAGCCCCATGGCAGCAGATCTGAGGCCACACCCAGCCAGGGGGGACGTGTCCTTACCCTGTGCCAGGTACAGGATGGCCCGTGCCACTCTGAGCCTCTTGTCCCTGTTGACCACCTCCAGCCCATCCAGCAGGTGCATGACATAGGCCTTCTGCTGAGCCCTGTCCAGCTCCAGCCACCTCCTGTCCGGCACTGCAAAAGGGACACCAGTCCAGCCAGGTTCTTCCCTGGGGGGCTGCTCTTGCCCCAGGCCAGGggtgctgagctcagggctggtaCCTTGAGTGTGAAAATCCTCCTCGAAGCATCTCCTGTTGTGGCTCAGCTCAGGCTCCTCGGTGTAGCTGTACAGCTCTGATGGAGACAGGGATcagcagggacatggaggggcttCACCCTCCTCCtcattcccaaattccttggGAAGCATCCCTGTGCACCCAGGCAGACATGGGACAGAGATCTAAACTGGTCCCTgagccctcctgcagctccaaggGCACCTTGTGGCCACCCAATGCCACCAAACTCATGCCCTTGATCCCcatgtcctggctgggctgtttcctgctccagctgcacttCCAATTTCattggggtttttgaggggaCATTTTGAGTCTCACTTAAGCAGTTTGGGAATGAAGGGAATGCAGGAACACCAAAGCAGGACCTGCACTGATCTCACATCCAGCAGCTTGGACATTCTGGGTCCTGCAAATAGGGGCTGGACTTGGAGGGACACGACATTGCACCTGCTCTTTGTAAATTCCTGCCTGTTCCTGTAAGATTCCTACCTGTTCCTATAGGACTCCTACCTGTCCCCACAGAATCCCTACAGTCCCGAGGCGCTGAGCAGCACCACAGAGGACTGAGGTgatcctgcagggaaggaggaaggatcCCTTGcagaggaaatgtgtttttgcCAGGCCAGCTGAGATACACCGAGCTAAAAATAACCCCAttttctctggacacgctcGGGAGCGGGGttagggagcagaggcagctggaggaacatggggacaaggacagacCCGCCCGATAAAGGGTGGGTGGCACCTCCCGCCTGGGCTCTGTCACCGGACACGCcgccctgctgccaccccggCGGGTAGCAGGGCaatccccgtgtccccacggTCCCTCTGCGTCCCCAGGGAGCGAGCGGCTCTCTAATAATAACCCTGCTTGCTCTGATACTGCAGGGACGGCACCGCTCCGTATCCATCCCCCATCCCGGCgggattttccttttccctgcctgccGGGCACCTGGAATTAACAATGCAGCACCCAAAACCTGCTTCACCTGCCAGCTCAGCGCCGTGGCCGTCGGCATCCCCGTACTCGAATTCCAGGTTGGGACAATCCACGGAGCCCTGCGGAGAGCGGGATGGGGTTAGGAGGGGGCTGGCACATCCccggggatattttgggatgcGGGATGGCTGCCAGCACTCGCAGCCTTTGCGCCAAAGCTGCTCCAGCCGCGACTCGCAGGGATGGAGCTCCCGGGCTGGAGCGGGGAGTCCGTGCGGGGCCGCTTAAAACACGGCGGAAATGTGGAAGCCGTGTGTAAAACCAGCATTTCTCAAATCCCAGGGAAAGCAAAGGCACGACACAAAATGCCGGTGAATGTTTGATGCATTTCAGAGCCCTGCACGCCCTAAAAACAAACCCCGCGGCTGGTTCAAAGCAAAAGCCCGCGGGAGGATGCTGCGGATCCCTGAGCTCCGTGCCCAGCACCGCAGATCTGACAGCTCTCGGGGCCGCGCTTTGCCTTTCTggtctccccctcctcccctgcgGATGAGGAACTGGAGCATGAAACTTGGCCGGAGGATTCCGGCGGGGCAGCGAGCAGGCAGCCGAGCCAGACGACCCAAGGCCGGCACCGCGCCGCCCTGCCCCGGGGAAGGGAACACATGAATGGG
It encodes:
- the STRIP2 gene encoding striatin-interacting protein 2 codes for the protein MATRGCVLRPRPRFRRTNGRGGAWRGPAPTCWRRPRGRGMEAAGGGGAPGPGRARPGQPQPQPQPQPQPQPKGRELFRSQRKESEVRARSSVLAPPGLRRDLRWRPGAAVPFNPPTPITPGHGGATKPRWAALPQLRPCGFGSVDCPNLEFEYGDADGHGAELAELYSYTEEPELSHNRRCFEEDFHTQVPDRRWLELDRAQQKAYVMHLLDGLEVVNRDKRLRVARAILYLAQGVFGDCDNEGDVLHWSRHNSFLLYQLGTFSAFLELLNMEIENSQACSSALRKPAISLADSTELRVLLSVMYLMVENIRVEQETDPPEWKTCRETFRMELSFPVHTEEPFALLLFTMVTKFCSGHAPHFPMKKVLLLLWKVLLFTLGGFEALQAMKVRRREELGLPPLPEDSIQVVRGMRAASPPTCAIELVEQQQQQPQQQKRSHRSRRPLMKQDSLDIYNERDPFKNDEGGVDEEENDDVDGGMEGELELVERDALIPAMPAQRLPLERVSFPKGLPWAPKVRQKDIEHFLEASRNKFIGFTLGQDTETLIGLPRPIHESVKTLKQHKYVSISDVQIKNEEELEKCPMSLGEEEVQETPCEVLYRAMLYNLPQYMIALLKILLAAAPTSKAKTDSINILADVLPEEMPITVLQSMKLGIDVNRHKEIIVKSISALLLLLLKHFKLNHIYQFEYVSQHLVFANCIPLILKFFNQNIMSYITAKNSISVLDFPHCTVCDLPELTAESLEAGDNNQFCWRNLFSCINLLRILNKLTKWKHSRTMMLVVFKSAPILKRALKVKQAMMQLYVLKLLKIQTKYLGRQWRKSNMKTMSAIYQKVRHRMNDDWAYGNDIDARPWDFQAEECTLRANIEAFNSRRYDKPQDSEFAPVDNCLQSVLGQRLELPEDFHYSYELWLEREVFSQPIRWEELLRCQ